In Iodobacter fluviatilis, one DNA window encodes the following:
- a CDS encoding sodium-dependent transporter has translation MSRSQWSSKLGFILASAGATVGLGSIWKFPYVTAMNGGGAFLLIFVLITFTLGIALMLAEIAIGRAAACGAVGAFKKLGGKGWSAVGYIGVLCGLTVFSFYSVVGGWTIGYLLRAIDGRVMSNDPKALGALFGQYVSSPVEPIITHALFALLTLIVVMSGIQKGIERAGKILMPALFLLMLGLIVRSLTLPGAGAGVLAFLAPDFSKVNSKMLVDALGLAFFSLSVGAGCMLAYGSYLGRDVKLTNAAMWVTGLTTMTSILAGLMIFPAITAFGLDAAAGPGLTYMTMPVVFNHLPFGQFFAVAFFALLLVAALTSSVSLLELVAVYPIDEWNLPRKATTGLITLLVFLAGIPASLSFGVLGEYKWFGRNVFELMDYSASNILLPLGGIGTALFAGWKIWPVIEAELELSPVLNVGMKWMCRIVAPALIALILVYNL, from the coding sequence ATGTCTCGTTCGCAATGGAGCTCTAAACTCGGCTTTATTCTTGCCTCCGCAGGGGCAACCGTCGGCTTAGGCTCAATCTGGAAATTCCCTTACGTGACCGCCATGAATGGCGGCGGTGCGTTTTTGCTGATATTTGTGTTGATCACTTTTACCCTAGGCATTGCGCTGATGCTGGCCGAAATTGCCATTGGCCGTGCTGCGGCTTGTGGTGCTGTGGGCGCATTTAAAAAGCTCGGTGGCAAGGGCTGGTCGGCGGTTGGCTATATCGGCGTACTTTGCGGCTTAACGGTGTTTTCCTTCTACAGCGTGGTCGGCGGCTGGACAATCGGCTATCTGCTGCGCGCCATTGATGGCCGTGTCATGAGTAACGATCCGAAAGCCTTGGGCGCACTATTCGGGCAGTATGTTTCCAGCCCGGTTGAGCCGATTATCACCCACGCCCTGTTTGCCCTGCTTACTCTGATTGTGGTGATGTCCGGTATTCAAAAAGGCATTGAGCGCGCAGGTAAAATCTTGATGCCCGCCTTATTTTTGCTGATGCTGGGGCTGATTGTCCGCTCTCTTACCCTGCCGGGCGCAGGGGCGGGCGTGCTGGCTTTTTTAGCGCCGGATTTCTCAAAAGTAAACTCAAAAATGCTGGTCGATGCGCTAGGCCTTGCATTTTTCTCGCTATCAGTAGGCGCAGGCTGCATGCTGGCCTATGGCTCTTATCTGGGGCGTGATGTAAAGCTCACCAATGCGGCCATGTGGGTGACGGGCTTAACCACCATGACCTCCATCTTGGCTGGCCTGATGATTTTCCCGGCCATTACGGCCTTTGGCCTGGATGCCGCAGCAGGCCCAGGCCTGACCTATATGACCATGCCGGTGGTGTTTAACCATCTGCCTTTTGGCCAATTCTTTGCGGTGGCGTTCTTTGCGTTACTCTTAGTTGCAGCACTGACCTCATCCGTTTCTTTGCTTGAGCTGGTGGCGGTGTATCCAATTGATGAATGGAATCTGCCCCGTAAAGCCACCACTGGCCTGATTACTCTCTTGGTGTTTCTGGCTGGTATTCCTGCCTCGCTCTCGTTTGGCGTGCTGGGCGAATATAAATGGTTTGGTCGCAATGTGTTTGAGCTGATGGATTACAGCGCATCTAATATCCTGCTGCCACTGGGTGGGATCGGCACGGCGCTGTTTGCAGGCTGGAAAATCTGGCCCGTGATCGAAGCCGAGCTGGAACTTAGCCCCGTTTTAAACGTTGGCATGAAGTGGATGTGTCGCATCGTAGCCCCGGCCTTGATTGCTTTGATCTTGGTTTACAACCTGTAA